From Oncorhynchus tshawytscha isolate Ot180627B linkage group LG11, Otsh_v2.0, whole genome shotgun sequence, the proteins below share one genomic window:
- the gpx2 gene encoding glutathione peroxidase 2, whose translation MAFIAKTFYDLKATTLEGNSVDFNVFRGRVVLIENVASLUGTTTRDYSQLNLLQSKYPHRLVVLGFPCNQFGYQENCSNGEILNSLKYVRPGDGYQPGFTVFEKCDVNGTNTHPVFAYLKDKLPYPDDDPHTLIQDPKFLIWSPISRTDISWNFEKFLVGPEGEPFKRYSKKFETINIEPDIQRLLRLTKT comes from the exons ATGGCGTTCATCGCGAAGACCTTCTATGATCTGAAGGCCACGACCCTGGAGGGGAATTCAGTAGATTTCAATGTGTTTCGAGGGCGAGTGGTCCTCATTGAGAATGTGGCATCGCTCTGAGGGACAACCACCCGGGACTACAGCCAGCTCAACTTGCTCCAGAGCAAGTACCCTCACCGGCTAGTGGTCCTGGGCTTCCCCTGCAATCAGTTTGGCTACCAG GAGAACTGTTCAAATGGGGAGATCCTGAACTCATTAAAGTATGTGCGTCCAGGAGATGGCTACCAGCCTGGCTTCACTGTCTTTGAAAAGTGTGATGTGAATGGAACCAACACCCACCCTGTCTTTGCCTATTTGAAAGACAAACTTCCCTATCCTGATGATGATCCACACACCCTCATCCAGGATCCTAAATTCCTCATCTGGAGTCCCATCAGCAGGACAGACATCTCTTGGAATTTTGAGAAATTCCTGGTTGGGCCAGAGGGAGAGCCCTTTAAACGTTACAGCAAAAAATTTGAGACTATCAACATCGAGCCTGACATTCAAAGACTGTTGAGACTAACCAAGACCTGA